The proteins below come from a single Oerskovia jenensis genomic window:
- the tatC gene encoding twin-arginine translocase subunit TatC yields MPLREHLLEIRKRLFLVSCGLVLGAIGGWFLYEPLLAALQAPLEAAAAAQNKIINLNYSGLATALDMKIKVSLFLGVLVSCPWWLYQFWAFITPGLTRKERRYAMGFLGASVPLFLGGVFLAWWVLPHAVDILATFVPDGATNFTDAQGYLSFVMRLVLAFGLAFVLPVVLVALNFAGLVRSSTLLAGWRWAVLIAFVFAAVMTPTPDALTMIFVALPICFLYFAAVGIAILRDRSTDKRLAAALPGA; encoded by the coding sequence ATGCCGCTGCGCGAGCACCTGCTCGAGATCCGCAAGCGACTCTTCCTGGTCTCGTGCGGGCTCGTCCTGGGTGCGATCGGTGGCTGGTTCCTCTACGAACCGCTGCTGGCCGCGCTCCAGGCGCCCCTCGAGGCGGCCGCGGCGGCGCAGAACAAGATCATCAACCTGAACTACTCGGGGCTGGCGACCGCCCTCGACATGAAGATCAAGGTGTCCCTGTTCCTCGGGGTGCTCGTGTCCTGCCCGTGGTGGCTCTACCAGTTCTGGGCGTTCATCACCCCGGGCCTGACGCGCAAGGAACGCCGCTACGCCATGGGCTTCCTCGGGGCGTCGGTGCCGCTGTTCCTGGGCGGGGTGTTCCTCGCCTGGTGGGTCCTGCCGCACGCGGTCGACATCCTCGCGACGTTCGTGCCCGACGGCGCGACGAACTTCACCGACGCACAGGGCTACCTGAGCTTCGTGATGCGCCTCGTCCTGGCGTTCGGGCTCGCGTTCGTCCTGCCCGTGGTCCTGGTCGCCCTGAACTTCGCGGGCCTGGTCCGCTCCTCGACCCTGCTCGCGGGGTGGCGGTGGGCCGTCCTGATCGCGTTCGTGTTCGCGGCCGTCATGACCCCCACGCCCGACGCGCTCACCATGATCTTCGTCGCCCTGCCCATCTGCTTCTTGTACTTCGCGGCCGTCGGGATCGCGATCCTGCGCGACCGCAGCACCGACAAGCGCCTCGCCGCCGCACTCCCCGGTGCCTGA
- the tatA gene encoding Sec-independent protein translocase subunit TatA, translating to MGMLKPWHIIVLVVVVLLLFGAKRLPDLARSVGQSLKIFKSEVKDLRDDDKPAEPAVKDDDAPKA from the coding sequence ATGGGCATGCTGAAGCCCTGGCACATCATCGTTCTTGTCGTCGTCGTCCTGCTCCTGTTCGGGGCGAAGCGACTTCCTGACCTGGCCCGCAGCGTGGGGCAGTCGCTCAAGATCTTCAAGAGCGAGGTCAAGGACCTGCGCGACGACGACAAGCCCGCGGAGCCTGCCGTCAAGGATGACGACGCCCCCAAGGCCTGA
- a CDS encoding helix-turn-helix transcriptional regulator yields MAERADDRLVRLLGIVSYLDGAGGVPVEELATRFGVTTRQIVEDVDALWVSGTPGYWPDDLIDFDADSLERGVVRLTEARGMTRPLRLGTREAVALIAALRAMGETPAVRADRARSDVVASVLDKLTGATGEAAAALDVRLSPDGAPEVVAAVSSALANRHRLRVRYVTSSDVVSEREIDPVALHTQDAYSYLLAWCHRAQGQRTFRLDRLLAATELDVPAGEHDLPTEVDFTPTGDAPLATITFASPARWVAEQVPVEKVRNLPDGAFEVSLRVTNPVWLRRLLLEHARHVLAVAPQAVADDVAQAASAALAAYGHGDATDAADAAAPEVSEGTAGSAGAPAN; encoded by the coding sequence GTGGCTGAGCGCGCGGACGACCGGTTGGTGCGCCTGCTGGGCATCGTCAGCTATCTGGACGGCGCGGGCGGGGTCCCGGTCGAGGAGCTCGCGACCCGGTTCGGGGTGACGACCCGCCAGATCGTGGAGGACGTCGACGCCCTGTGGGTGTCCGGCACCCCGGGGTACTGGCCCGACGACCTGATCGACTTCGACGCGGACTCCCTCGAGCGGGGCGTCGTGCGGCTCACGGAGGCGCGCGGCATGACGCGGCCCCTGCGCCTGGGCACGCGCGAGGCCGTGGCGCTCATCGCGGCGCTGCGCGCCATGGGGGAGACCCCGGCGGTGCGTGCGGACCGGGCACGCTCCGACGTCGTCGCGTCCGTCCTGGACAAGCTCACCGGCGCGACGGGCGAGGCCGCCGCCGCCCTCGACGTGCGCCTGTCTCCCGACGGTGCCCCCGAGGTCGTCGCCGCGGTGTCCTCGGCGCTGGCGAACCGGCACCGGCTGCGCGTGCGGTACGTGACGAGCTCGGACGTCGTGTCCGAGCGTGAGATCGACCCCGTGGCCCTGCACACGCAGGACGCCTACTCCTACCTCCTCGCGTGGTGCCACCGCGCGCAGGGGCAGCGCACGTTCCGCCTCGACCGGCTCCTGGCCGCGACCGAGCTCGACGTGCCCGCGGGCGAGCACGACCTGCCGACCGAGGTCGACTTCACGCCCACGGGCGACGCGCCGCTCGCGACGATCACGTTCGCCAGCCCTGCGCGCTGGGTCGCGGAGCAGGTCCCGGTGGAGAAGGTCCGCAACCTGCCCGACGGCGCGTTCGAGGTCTCCCTGCGCGTCACGAACCCCGTGTGGTTGCGCCGCCTGCTCCTCGAGCACGCCCGTCACGTCCTGGCCGTCGCCCCCCAGGCCGTCGCCGACGACGTCGCGCAGGCCGCGAGCGCCGCCCTGGCCGCGTACGGGCACGGGGACGCCACGGACGCGGCCGACGCGGCAGCGCCCGAGGTGTCGGAGGGGACCGCGGGGTCCGCCGGCGCCCCGGCGAACTAG
- a CDS encoding helix-turn-helix transcriptional regulator, translating into MTKQQIRTSVAGYADAPSPEAFERMFERDKDSLRDLGIPIVTVDAGGHSDDVGYRIDQDAYALPAVDLTPAEFGVLSLAAQFWQDKTLRTDISRALTKLRAAGAGEVANDAVAGLAPRVRAVGDAYGPLLDAIEALRAVSFTYRAASTGEVLARTVEPWRIAARRGGWYLLGFDRERQAPRAYRLSRIEGRVRLLGRAGSFVIPDGVDVDALLGARAGQEQLAALAIGPERAEALRARGHSDGDGPGAGPRADGRDVVHVPFTNQHAFADEIAGYGDAVVVLSPAGLRDAVVRRLSAAALLGRGPGAPTPGRAGDQAGDGNGTTSTEEQRG; encoded by the coding sequence ATGACGAAGCAGCAGATCCGTACGAGCGTCGCGGGGTATGCCGACGCGCCCTCTCCTGAGGCGTTCGAGCGCATGTTCGAGCGTGACAAGGACTCGTTGCGCGATCTCGGGATACCGATCGTGACGGTCGACGCCGGGGGGCACAGCGACGACGTCGGGTACCGGATCGACCAGGACGCGTACGCGTTGCCCGCGGTGGACCTGACCCCGGCGGAGTTCGGGGTGCTGTCCCTGGCGGCGCAGTTCTGGCAGGACAAGACGCTGCGTACGGACATCTCGCGCGCGCTGACGAAGCTGCGGGCGGCGGGCGCGGGCGAGGTCGCGAACGACGCGGTCGCGGGGCTCGCCCCGCGGGTGCGGGCCGTGGGTGACGCGTACGGTCCGCTGCTCGACGCGATCGAGGCGCTGCGGGCGGTGTCGTTCACGTACCGGGCGGCGTCCACGGGGGAGGTGCTGGCTCGTACGGTCGAGCCGTGGCGCATCGCGGCCCGGCGCGGCGGCTGGTACCTCCTCGGGTTCGACCGCGAGCGCCAGGCGCCGCGGGCGTACCGCCTGAGCCGGATCGAGGGCCGGGTGCGTCTGCTGGGGCGTGCGGGGTCGTTCGTCATCCCGGACGGGGTGGACGTGGACGCGCTCCTGGGGGCGCGGGCCGGGCAGGAGCAGCTCGCGGCGCTGGCGATCGGGCCGGAGCGGGCCGAGGCGTTGCGGGCACGGGGGCACAGCGACGGGGACGGGCCGGGTGCGGGGCCGCGTGCGGACGGTCGTGACGTCGTGCACGTGCCGTTCACGAACCAGCACGCTTTCGCGGACGAGATCGCGGGGTACGGGGACGCGGTCGTGGTGCTGAGCCCTGCGGGGCTGCGGGACGCCGTCGTGCGACGCTTGAGCGCCGCGGCGCTCCTGGGACGTGGGCCGGGTGCGCCGACGCCGGGCCGGGCGGGGGATCAGGCGGGGGACGGGAACGGCACGACGAGCACGGAGGAGCAGCGTGGCTGA
- a CDS encoding DUF3866 family protein, producing MMTWRSARVISRGRAWQGAQEVTVELDEPLPATTAPGTEERPRTVRALAYPQLVGEPQVGDQVLLNVSALARGLGTGGYALVVALPGALPPDPAPGPGHLVKARYTPLQALVLGVDEQESPHHDTLRDADDLTGMPVVVADLHSALPAIVAGARLAAAQDGRPAPRIAYVMTDGGALPAAFSRTVAALRDADWLHTCLTVGQAYGGDHEAVTVHTGLLAARHVTGADLAIVTQGPGNLGTGTRWGFSGVAAGEALNAAATLGGRPVASLRVSGADPRERHLGISHHSQTAYGRVALAASDVVVPRPSADVEALPGWGAALTARITEQAARLAAPHGRHRLVHADADATLLGALRATPVGLSTMGRGLDDDPAAFLAAATAGLYAERNRPA from the coding sequence GTGATGACGTGGCGTAGTGCAAGGGTGATCTCCCGCGGCCGGGCCTGGCAAGGCGCGCAAGAAGTGACCGTCGAGCTCGACGAACCCCTGCCCGCCACCACCGCCCCAGGCACCGAGGAACGCCCCCGCACCGTGCGCGCCCTCGCCTACCCGCAGCTCGTCGGAGAGCCCCAGGTCGGCGACCAGGTCCTCCTCAACGTCTCCGCCCTCGCCCGCGGCCTCGGCACCGGCGGGTACGCCCTCGTCGTCGCCCTCCCCGGCGCCCTGCCCCCCGACCCCGCCCCCGGCCCCGGACACCTCGTCAAGGCCCGCTACACCCCCCTGCAGGCCCTCGTCCTCGGCGTCGACGAGCAGGAGTCCCCCCACCACGACACCCTGCGCGACGCCGACGACCTGACCGGCATGCCCGTCGTCGTCGCCGACCTCCACTCCGCGCTGCCCGCCATCGTCGCCGGCGCCCGCCTCGCCGCCGCCCAGGACGGACGCCCCGCCCCCCGCATCGCCTACGTCATGACCGACGGCGGCGCCCTGCCCGCCGCGTTCTCCCGCACCGTCGCCGCGCTGCGCGACGCCGACTGGCTCCACACCTGCCTCACCGTCGGCCAGGCCTACGGCGGCGACCACGAAGCCGTCACCGTCCACACCGGACTCCTCGCCGCGCGCCACGTCACCGGCGCAGACCTCGCCATCGTCACCCAAGGCCCCGGCAACCTCGGCACCGGCACCCGCTGGGGCTTCTCCGGCGTCGCCGCCGGCGAAGCCCTCAACGCCGCCGCCACCCTCGGCGGCCGCCCCGTCGCCTCCCTGCGCGTCTCCGGCGCAGACCCCCGCGAACGCCACCTCGGCATCTCCCACCACTCCCAGACCGCCTACGGCCGGGTGGCGCTCGCGGCCAGCGACGTCGTCGTCCCCCGCCCCAGCGCCGACGTCGAAGCCCTCCCCGGGTGGGGAGCCGCACTCACCGCACGCATCACCGAGCAGGCCGCACGCCTCGCCGCCCCCCACGGGCGCCACCGCCTCGTCCACGCCGACGCCGACGCGACCCTCCTCGGAGCGCTGCGCGCCACCCCCGTCGGCCTGTCCACCATGGGCCGGGGCCTCGACGACGACCCCGCCGCCTTCCTGGCCGCCGCCACCGCCGGCCTGTACGCCGAGAGGAACCGACCAGCATGA
- a CDS encoding DUF4129 domain-containing protein: protein MSNRTRLGGVVVLIALVLVGAAAGNRWSFRLEPVTTRPSTVAPPPPVQRTEDTALFLEGLDERAAGLSIGEYMTYLAILVAVVLTVIAIVRLRRRTREPAPEAPAPHDHVTAGASIATPTLTVQLPALRRGVQHARHLLDTAATPRDAVTAAWIALEDATADTGHRRHPAQTPTEFTTTVLDATPADPDAVTTLLKLYQRARFTTHPLTPQDIDTARDCLERLAIAFTPPDTDDSDAPQHETTHGTQRGGAR, encoded by the coding sequence ATGAGCAACCGGACGCGACTGGGGGGTGTCGTCGTCCTGATCGCCCTCGTCCTCGTCGGCGCCGCCGCCGGGAACCGCTGGAGCTTCCGGCTCGAGCCCGTCACCACCAGACCCAGCACCGTCGCGCCACCGCCACCCGTGCAACGCACCGAGGACACCGCGCTCTTCCTCGAAGGGCTCGACGAACGCGCCGCCGGCCTCAGCATCGGCGAGTACATGACGTACCTGGCGATCCTGGTCGCCGTCGTGCTCACCGTCATCGCGATCGTCCGCCTGCGCCGCCGCACCCGCGAACCCGCCCCCGAGGCCCCCGCCCCCCACGACCACGTCACGGCCGGCGCCAGCATCGCCACCCCCACCCTCACCGTCCAGCTCCCCGCACTACGCCGCGGCGTCCAGCACGCCCGGCACCTCCTCGACACCGCCGCCACCCCCCGCGACGCCGTCACCGCCGCCTGGATAGCGCTCGAGGACGCCACCGCCGACACCGGCCACCGCCGCCACCCCGCACAGACCCCCACCGAGTTCACCACGACCGTCCTCGACGCCACCCCCGCCGACCCCGACGCCGTCACCACCCTCCTGAAGCTCTACCAGCGGGCACGCTTCACCACCCACCCCCTCACCCCCCAGGACATCGACACCGCACGCGACTGCCTCGAACGCCTCGCCATCGCCTTCACACCACCCGACACGGACGACAGCGACGCACCCCAGCACGAGACCACCCACGGCACCCAGCGGGGAGGGGCACGATGA